GCCGGTGTTCACCTGGGGCTGGGCTTACGTTTGCTGGCTGCACCGGAAGCGCTACCAGCAGTCCTCCAGGCCCTTCTGGCGACTCACCCTATGGATTTCCTGTACGGCTGTATTGCTGCAGATATTACCTTAGGAAAAAAACATACCCATCATTTGGAACATTGCCACAACTGGCGTATTGGTCGCAAGCTTCTCGCACAAAGCAAGCGAGAAAATCCCGCAGCTCAAGCTTGTGCTTACGGGTATCTGGCGCACTTGGCAGCAGACACCATAGCACACAATTATTTTGTCCCTTATAAATTGGCAATGACCTACAATACGACTCTCCTCAATCATGCTTACTGGGAAATTCGTGCTGATATCGGAGTTCGCGATGAAACCTGGGAAACGGCGCGGCTATTGGCCAAGCAGGATAACCGGCAAAATGACAGGATGTTAAATAAGGTTCTGTCTGACACTATTTTTTCTTTTCGAACCAATAAAAAAATTTTTAACTCCATGATGTTGGTCACACGGCTGCAAAATTGGCATAAGCTTATCAATTCAATTTCTGAACGATCCAAATGGAAATTTGAAGAAGAAGAGCATAATGAATATATGGCCATGGGACTTGAGGCCGTCAACGGCATTCTTGGCGATGAAAGCAGCCCCTACTGGAATGCTGATCCTACTGGAGATAGAGCTTTGACTGCGGCAAGTCTTATCAGAAAAAACATGAACTACCTCTGGCTTGAAGGAAAACTGCATCAAGAGGATTCAGATCTCATTCTCGAAGAATTACGCAACCGCTTTAAACTGGGTATTACCAACCCGGATGAAATACTGCCCTTATTTACGGCTGTTTAAGTTTCCACAACAGGGCAACTTGATTCAATAGTTGCTGAGCAACTTCTGCCTTACTCATCTTTTCCAGCTCTTCAACCCTCCCATTGGCATGAAGAAAACGAACAATATTGGTATCAACATCAAACCCTGCCCCCTCCTGAGTAATATCGTTGGCAACAATCAGATCAAGATTTTTCTTCTGTAGCTTTTCAGCCGCGTGAGCCAACAAACGTTCAGTTTCTGCAGCAAAACCGACCAGAACCCTGCCCTCCTTTTGTTTCCCAAGTTCAGCAAGGATATCAGGAGTTTTTTCAAGATGCAGAGTCAATTCATCCGTTGTTTTTTTCATTTTTTGGGGCATGCTATCAACCGGTTTATAATCGGCCACAGCAGCAGCTTTCACCACAACATCGATATTTTCCAGATGACCAAAAACAGCCGCATGCATTTCGTTTGCCGAAAAAACCGGTATACAGCGGACCCCGACCGGTACGGTTAAATCTGTGGGGCCAGCAATCAAAAGAACTTGTGCTCCCCGTTGCTGAGCGGCTGCTGCGATGGCAAACCCCATTTTCCCGGAAGAATAATTTGATACATATCGTACTGGGTCTATCGCTTCCCGCGTCGGCCCAGCAGTCACTAAAACATGGCACCCAAGAAGGTCTTTCGGTGTAAAGACTGATTCAGCGACAGCAAAAATTTCTACAGGATCCGGGAGTTTCCCCTTCCCCTCCCAGCCACAAGCCAGTGATCCGCTTGCTGGTTCCATAACATGATAGCCAAACTCAACCAGTTGTTTTTGATTGCGTTGATAAACAGGATTTTCATACATATTGCTGTTCATCGCCGGAACAACCAAAACCGGGGCCTTGGTTGCCATAATACTGGTCGTGAGTAAATCATCAGCAAGACCTTGAGCAATCTTGCCAACCAGGTTTGCTGTCGCAGGAGCTAAGACAAAAAGATCAGCTCTATCAGCGAGAGAAATATGATCGATCTCCTGTTCTTGAGAAAGATTAAAAAGATCGGTATGTACCGGATTACCGGAGAGCGTTTGAAATGTCAGAGGGGTGACAAACTCACAAGCATTCTTTGTCATGATAATATGAACATCCGCACCAGCCTTGGTGAAGAGTCGTAGAAGCTCAACCGCTTTATAAACGGCTATCCCGCCACTTATTCCAAGAACAATACTTTTACCCTGAAACATACCCAACTCCTCAGCTCAAGAAAGGGTTATGGAGTTTTTCTTCACCAATCGTCGTCATCGGTCCATGGCCGGGGTAAACCTTGGTGTTCTCAGGCAATGGTAATAATTTTTCTTTAATCCCGGCAATCAGTAATTGATGATGACCTCCAGGCAAATCGGTCCTTCCGATAGAGCCTGCGAACAAGGTATCACCAACAAAAAGATAATCATCGACATAAAGACATACTCCCCCCGGTGAATGTCCCGGAGTATGAATAACCTGAAGTGTGAGTTCCCCCAGTTGTAGAGTCTCGTCTCCATTTAATAAACGTGTTGGTGCAGGAGAAGGCTCTGCTCGCAAACCAAAAGCGGCAGCATGTTCCCCTGCGCGCTCGAGTAAAATGCTATCATCGCGATGAATGATTAACTCAGCACCGGTGGCCTTCAACAAGTCGCCATTGCCGCCAATATGATCAAAATGACCATGGGTATTGATAATCATGACAGTTTGTAACTTGAGTGCAGAGAGTCGCTGTAAAATTCGATCAGCATTTCCACCTGGATCGATAACCGCTGCTTTCATCGTCTTTTCACAACCGATGATGTAGCAATTAACTTCGAGTGGTCCGGTGGGTAAAGTTGCGAAAATCAAGATACCTCTCCTTTCCCTGATAAGGTTGAAAACAAGTCAAGATTTTTTTCTCTTAGCTGATCTCCTAAAGTAGAGCCAAGTGGCCGGTCAAAACGCTGCCGCTTTTCACCCTGAGGCTTGTTTTGTGGTTCCGGAGAAACTGCAGTCTTATCTGTTGCCGGTTGATTTTTAGTCTGAGGAGATGACTTTAATCCCTTATAAAAATAACGATCATAAAGACGATGGTATTGAGTCCAATTCTCTTCGCGATCGGGCTCTTTATCAATATGAGTCTGGACACCGTTAATTTTTGAATCAAGATCATCAATAAAGTTCAGGATAACGGCTTCAAGAAACTTAGGCCTTTTGGGAGAACCATAATCGTATTGTCCATGGTGTGAGAGCAGCAGGTGCTTAATCAACATGGATAATTCGTGTGGAAAATCACTCAGTGTGCGAATTCTGTCTTCGATCATTTGCACTCCGATGACAATGTGACCGAGCAACTTTCCCTCGTCCGTATAATCAAACGAACGGACATATGATAGCTCTTTGACCTTACCGACATCATGCAATAAAGCGCCACAAATCAACAAATCTCGATTGACTTGTGAATAGCGTGCCGCGACATCCGTCGCCAAAGCAACAACAGCAAGTGAATGCTCCAACAAGCCACCAAGAAAAACATGATGCATAGCTTTGGCAGCCGGGGCCTTGCTGTAAAGAGAGAAAAATTCAGGGTCGTCAAAAAAAGATCGGAGCAAAGCATCTATATGCGGATCGACAAGTGATGCCAGGACACGATCAAGTTCTTCTCGCATTTCCTCTGCCGAGCGCTTTGAAACGGGAAGGAAATCCCCAAGCTCAACCAGACCTTCATCGACTTTTGTTAAATCTTGGACAATCAGCTGCATTTTCCCCATATAAACGCTGGCTTTAGCATTGACCTGGATAAAATCATCCTTTGCAAACATTATTGAAAAACGATCAACCTGATCCCAGATCCGCCCTTCAACCTCACCGGTACGATCCATCAGCTTTAACGTCATATAGGGTTTACCATTTTTAGCCATGGCGGTAATTTTATCCCGCACCAGAAAAATAGATTCAACCCGATCACGTTCTTTTATTTGATTGATATAGATTTTCTTTTCATTATTCACGTTCAAAATATCCTCTTTTCAAAAAGCATTACTGCGATTGATTATCTCTGTTGCTGTTTTCATACCATCAAGTGCCGCGCTCATGATTCCACCGGCATAACCAGACCCCTCACCGGTTGGAAACAAACCCTTGTGACTGATTGATTCCCCATGCTCATCTCGAATGATCCTTAACGGGGCAGATGTTCGTGTCTCAACACCGATAAGAGTCGCTTCCGGTCCAACAAAACCGCGCATACGCTGATTAAAAACAGGTAATGCCCTGCTCAAGCCGGAAGTAACAAACGTGGGTAAACACTTATGCAAATCGGCATGGATGACTTCAGGCCGACAGGATGATTTGAAATCTCCTCCACGACCATTTAAAAACTCCAGCATTGGCTGCGCTGGTGCCCTCCATCCAGCTTCTCCTGCTCGGTAAGCGGCCTGCTCCCATTTTTTCTGAAAATATAGTCCGGCTAATACATCATCACTGCCAAAATCCTCGGGGGTCACTGAAACAACCAACGCGCTGTTGGAATTCTCTGCTGAGCGGCTGAAATCGCTCATTCCGTTCACAACAATACCACCTTCTTCGGACGACGCATTAACAACTTGGCCACCGGGGCACATACAAAATGAATATACACCGCGACCACTCTGCGGGTCATTCCAAGCCAGCCTGTAATCTGCCGCGGATAACTGGGGATGTGTGCAAAGACCATATTGTATCTGATTAATAAGCTCAAGAGGATGTTCAACCCGCAATCCGACAGCAAAAGATTTTTGTTGTAATAAAACCTTTTTTTCAGCCAGAAGCTGATACGTATCACGCGCACTGTGCCCCAGAGCTAAAATCAGG
This window of the uncultured Desulfuromusa sp. genome carries:
- a CDS encoding FAD-dependent protein, with the translated sequence MALKIREISLHLDEKERSIPHKIATILDFDVEKIRHWKIIRKGIDARRKPDVLRVYTIEFSCDDELQLLKNSSTATLEKVEDFPVFEISPLKKKAKILIAGMGPAGLFSALLLAEAGAQVCLVERGRPVEERLSDVHSFWAGGLLNPESNIQFGEGGAGTFSDGKLTTRLNHPGMRSILQSFVKFGAPEEILWQAKPHIGSDRLRSVLINFRKHLLALGVEIRFSSCLTDFQMNVGHIAAGVINGCDLIKCDRLILALGHSARDTYQLLAEKKVLLQQKSFAVGLRVEHPLELINQIQYGLCTHPQLSAADYRLAWNDPQSGRGVYSFCMCPGGQVVNASSEEGGIVVNGMSDFSRSAENSNSALVVSVTPEDFGSDDVLAGLYFQKKWEQAAYRAGEAGWRAPAQPMLEFLNGRGGDFKSSCRPEVIHADLHKCLPTFVTSGLSRALPVFNQRMRGFVGPEATLIGVETRTSAPLRIIRDEHGESISHKGLFPTGEGSGYAGGIMSAALDGMKTATEIINRSNAF
- a CDS encoding MBL fold metallo-hydrolase; translated protein: MIFATLPTGPLEVNCYIIGCEKTMKAAVIDPGGNADRILQRLSALKLQTVMIINTHGHFDHIGGNGDLLKATGAELIIHRDDSILLERAGEHAAAFGLRAEPSPAPTRLLNGDETLQLGELTLQVIHTPGHSPGGVCLYVDDYLFVGDTLFAGSIGRTDLPGGHHQLLIAGIKEKLLPLPENTKVYPGHGPMTTIGEEKLHNPFLS
- the coaBC gene encoding bifunctional phosphopantothenoylcysteine decarboxylase/phosphopantothenate--cysteine ligase CoaBC, which gives rise to MFQGKSIVLGISGGIAVYKAVELLRLFTKAGADVHIIMTKNACEFVTPLTFQTLSGNPVHTDLFNLSQEQEIDHISLADRADLFVLAPATANLVGKIAQGLADDLLTTSIMATKAPVLVVPAMNSNMYENPVYQRNQKQLVEFGYHVMEPASGSLACGWEGKGKLPDPVEIFAVAESVFTPKDLLGCHVLVTAGPTREAIDPVRYVSNYSSGKMGFAIAAAAQQRGAQVLLIAGPTDLTVPVGVRCIPVFSANEMHAAVFGHLENIDVVVKAAAVADYKPVDSMPQKMKKTTDELTLHLEKTPDILAELGKQKEGRVLVGFAAETERLLAHAAEKLQKKNLDLIVANDITQEGAGFDVDTNIVRFLHANGRVEELEKMSKAEVAQQLLNQVALLWKLKQP
- a CDS encoding zinc dependent phospholipase C family protein; the encoded protein is MYRLFVLLLLLLLVFPVNAFAWGAGVHLGLGLRLLAAPEALPAVLQALLATHPMDFLYGCIAADITLGKKHTHHLEHCHNWRIGRKLLAQSKRENPAAQACAYGYLAHLAADTIAHNYFVPYKLAMTYNTTLLNHAYWEIRADIGVRDETWETARLLAKQDNRQNDRMLNKVLSDTIFSFRTNKKIFNSMMLVTRLQNWHKLINSISERSKWKFEEEEHNEYMAMGLEAVNGILGDESSPYWNADPTGDRALTAASLIRKNMNYLWLEGKLHQEDSDLILEELRNRFKLGITNPDEILPLFTAV
- a CDS encoding HD domain-containing protein, with translation MNNEKKIYINQIKERDRVESIFLVRDKITAMAKNGKPYMTLKLMDRTGEVEGRIWDQVDRFSIMFAKDDFIQVNAKASVYMGKMQLIVQDLTKVDEGLVELGDFLPVSKRSAEEMREELDRVLASLVDPHIDALLRSFFDDPEFFSLYSKAPAAKAMHHVFLGGLLEHSLAVVALATDVAARYSQVNRDLLICGALLHDVGKVKELSYVRSFDYTDEGKLLGHIVIGVQMIEDRIRTLSDFPHELSMLIKHLLLSHHGQYDYGSPKRPKFLEAVILNFIDDLDSKINGVQTHIDKEPDREENWTQYHRLYDRYFYKGLKSSPQTKNQPATDKTAVSPEPQNKPQGEKRQRFDRPLGSTLGDQLREKNLDLFSTLSGKGEVS